From the Candidatus Obscuribacterales bacterium genome, one window contains:
- a CDS encoding M23 family metallopeptidase, which yields MTQRRSFQSVSSSLIQWTPQRVGAACLIGGASLLVHSAAIAQTAADLDPGLELDYSTEVQEVPSANDLLDSVPMPSERPVSEASQPIYSNTPDVMFEDNGADVSAPMSVDDLMQSPPSLAGGSDIDSANDYNLGATYAPDQVGSVVLSERSTGCQTTLERGQDLASLCAPSASSSGQSVNLGPVSVGPDGVSLNPIPSFDNFYNVTTRPISQPSNGDRSLLFPLSIPAPITSLFGWRQHPIFGDARFHSGIDLGAPMGAPVVAAFSGQVVTAEFLQGYGLTVVLTHNDGTQETLYAHLSEIFVKPGDTVAQGDVVGRVGSTGNSTGPHLHFEVRELENGTWVTLNPAASLQVALNNFVNGFDGLQVAQTWSKTGLQAGLSRSEKHQDIWMPLAVRVGMFAPIPQKPDLIPPEQMERVVVSKSIPGSEALVSSDRPEPITSELIVSDRSDER from the coding sequence ATGACTCAGCGACGTTCTTTTCAGTCTGTTTCATCTAGCCTGATTCAATGGACTCCCCAGCGCGTGGGTGCCGCTTGCCTCATTGGCGGGGCAAGTCTTTTGGTCCACAGTGCAGCGATCGCTCAAACCGCCGCTGACCTCGATCCAGGCCTGGAGCTTGATTATTCCACCGAGGTGCAAGAGGTTCCTTCGGCCAACGATCTGCTAGACTCTGTGCCCATGCCGTCTGAGCGCCCCGTCTCCGAAGCGTCTCAGCCCATCTACTCCAACACTCCGGATGTCATGTTTGAGGACAATGGAGCTGATGTGTCAGCGCCCATGTCGGTGGATGATCTGATGCAAAGCCCGCCTAGCTTGGCCGGCGGCAGCGATATTGACAGCGCCAATGACTACAACCTCGGCGCAACCTATGCCCCCGATCAAGTTGGCTCCGTCGTTCTATCCGAGCGCTCCACCGGCTGCCAAACGACCCTAGAACGCGGGCAAGACCTGGCGTCTCTCTGTGCGCCATCGGCTAGCAGCAGCGGGCAGTCGGTCAACCTTGGCCCCGTTTCAGTCGGGCCAGACGGCGTTAGCCTCAACCCAATTCCTTCCTTCGATAATTTCTACAACGTTACGACTCGCCCCATCAGCCAGCCTAGTAATGGCGATCGCAGCCTGCTTTTCCCCCTCTCCATTCCAGCTCCCATTACCTCCCTCTTTGGCTGGCGGCAGCATCCCATTTTCGGTGATGCCCGATTCCACTCGGGGATTGACCTAGGAGCGCCCATGGGAGCGCCGGTGGTGGCAGCCTTTAGTGGACAAGTGGTCACCGCTGAGTTTCTTCAAGGCTATGGGTTGACCGTCGTTTTGACGCACAACGACGGCACCCAGGAAACCCTCTATGCCCACCTATCCGAAATTTTTGTGAAGCCGGGCGATACGGTGGCCCAGGGTGATGTGGTGGGACGGGTTGGCAGCACCGGCAACTCCACCGGCCCTCACCTGCACTTTGAAGTACGCGAGCTAGAAAATGGTACTTGGGTCACCCTCAACCCAGCAGCATCGCTACAAGTGGCTCTCAACAACTTCGTCAATGGCTTTGACGGGCTACAAGTTGCTCAAACGTGGTCGAAGACAGGGCTTCAGGCTGGTCTATCCCGCTCGGAGAAACACCAAGATATCTGGATGCCCCTAGCCGTTCGGGTTGGCATGTTTGCCCCTATTCCCCAAAAGCCAGACCTGATTCCACCGGAGCAGATGGAACGGGTGGTGGTCAGCAAGTCGATTCCTGGCAGTGAGGCACTGGTGAGCAGCGATCGCCCTGAACCCATCACGTCTGAACTAATCGTGAGCGATCGCTCTGATGAACGCTAG
- a CDS encoding DUF6464 family protein, with protein sequence MVIALLILLIGLSPSIASWLVLRRADARAQARLQLALDSLASRGLPSLEHHPDRQYVEGLGYVMGDISCRLNARSPYVRCAVNPTGPCQDCRAYESTLLE encoded by the coding sequence GCTCATTCTCTTGATTGGACTCTCGCCATCCATCGCCTCTTGGCTCGTCCTGCGCCGGGCCGATGCTCGTGCCCAGGCACGGCTGCAATTAGCCCTCGACTCGCTGGCATCTCGGGGGCTGCCATCCCTAGAACACCACCCCGATCGCCAGTATGTGGAAGGCTTAGGCTATGTGATGGGTGATATCAGTTGCCGCTTAAATGCGCGATCGCCCTATGTGCGCTGTGCCGTGAATCCTACCGGTCCCTGCCAGGATTGCCGCGCCTACGAATCGACACTGCTGGAGTAG